In one window of Protaetiibacter larvae DNA:
- a CDS encoding PPK2 family polyphosphate kinase has product MSDLAAALRVGPGFTLADIDPDSTPGYRGDHDDGDKDLAKGAVELDGLQERLFANKDHDPRSVLLVLQGMDTAGKGGIVRHVVGSVDVQGVRLRAFKKPTEEELAHDFLWRVRRELPGPGYLGVFDRSHYEDVLIGRVRELAPAEEIERRYGAIVDFENEAIAAGTVIVKAMLHISAEEQHDRLAERLERPDKYWKFNPGDLAERALWSDYQEAYQLALERTSTSAAPWHVVPANRKWYARLAVQQLLLEAFASLGQGWPPPDFDVDEQRRLLGD; this is encoded by the coding sequence ATGAGCGACCTCGCCGCAGCGCTGCGCGTCGGACCGGGCTTCACCCTCGCCGACATCGACCCGGACTCGACCCCCGGCTACCGGGGCGATCACGACGACGGCGACAAGGATCTCGCGAAGGGCGCCGTCGAGCTCGACGGGCTGCAGGAGCGGCTGTTCGCCAACAAAGACCACGACCCGCGCAGCGTGCTGCTCGTGCTGCAGGGGATGGACACCGCCGGGAAGGGCGGCATCGTGCGGCACGTCGTCGGATCGGTCGACGTTCAGGGGGTGCGGCTGCGGGCCTTCAAGAAGCCCACCGAGGAGGAGCTCGCCCACGACTTCCTGTGGCGGGTGCGGCGCGAGCTGCCCGGCCCGGGATACCTGGGGGTCTTCGATCGCTCGCACTACGAGGATGTGCTCATCGGCCGGGTGCGGGAGCTCGCGCCCGCGGAGGAGATCGAACGGCGCTACGGCGCCATCGTCGACTTCGAGAACGAGGCCATCGCGGCGGGTACCGTGATCGTGAAGGCGATGCTGCACATCTCCGCCGAGGAGCAGCACGACCGGCTCGCCGAGCGGCTCGAGCGCCCCGACAAGTACTGGAAGTTCAACCCGGGTGATCTCGCCGAGCGCGCCCTCTGGTCCGACTACCAGGAGGCGTACCAGCTGGCGCTCGAACGCACCTCCACATCCGCGGCGCCGTGGCACGTGGTGCCCGCGAACCGCAAGTGGTACGCGCGGCTCGCCGTGCAGCAACTGCTGCTCGAGGCCTTCGCGTCGCTCGGGCAGGGCTGGCCGCCGCCCGACTTCGACGTGGACGAGCAGAGGCGCCTGCTGGGGGACTAG
- a CDS encoding S8 family peptidase, translating to MAADESNWRRRAERELPLGVVREVTRDDAALDPALSTGYVPARLLVSTLLPPDDPVRAALEKLVAEFGWALDPEAAAEAQRRQRAPRLPEPPEVREERLRRYPWASGEPGTQRYRLRAVAPNAATPDAWNVLRRARERGLELPGVGLEHVGFVAPYHSTNPYHSTNPYHSTNPYHSTNPYHSTNPYLGSSPIEEYGAVGAGGRQVVDYVGPDPAAATAKPAQEAVVGILDTGCGQHDWLDPVVDTVTFGGIGRTDPADDPERHPDLLGPLDGVIDPASGHGTFVAGLVHQKAPHARIAPIRIAGSDGLWEEQELVDALTGVIERVEAGARLDVLNLSLGYYHETPERSQFDITTAELLLRLRRAGVVVVCSAGNDSTERPLFPAAYGPWNPEPAGGAPWIDPGDGAPLVSVGARNPNGTVALFSNLGPWVQTFAPGASIVSTIPAGVPKGGEAFAGGVQPVGSDPLDGVARETVDPDDFRGGFALWSGTSFAAPVVAGLIAAELQKHPDDGGSRVKRAHAAVAAVLERLQR from the coding sequence ATGGCCGCAGACGAGTCGAACTGGCGCCGCCGCGCCGAGCGGGAGCTTCCGCTCGGGGTGGTGCGCGAGGTCACCCGGGACGACGCCGCACTCGATCCCGCCCTCTCCACCGGGTACGTCCCGGCGCGGCTGCTCGTCTCGACGCTGCTGCCGCCGGACGACCCGGTGCGTGCCGCGCTCGAGAAGCTCGTCGCCGAGTTCGGGTGGGCGCTGGATCCGGAGGCCGCGGCCGAGGCGCAGCGCCGGCAGCGCGCGCCTCGACTGCCGGAGCCTCCCGAGGTGCGCGAGGAGCGCCTGCGCCGCTACCCCTGGGCGAGTGGCGAGCCCGGCACGCAGCGGTACCGGCTGCGCGCGGTCGCACCGAACGCCGCCACCCCGGACGCCTGGAACGTGCTGCGCCGGGCCCGCGAGCGCGGCCTCGAGCTTCCCGGGGTCGGGCTCGAGCACGTCGGGTTCGTCGCGCCGTACCACTCGACCAACCCCTACCACTCCACCAACCCCTACCATTCGACGAACCCGTACCACTCGACCAACCCGTACCACTCCACCAACCCCTACCTCGGGTCCTCGCCCATCGAGGAGTACGGGGCGGTCGGTGCGGGCGGGCGGCAGGTGGTCGACTACGTGGGGCCCGACCCCGCGGCGGCGACCGCGAAGCCCGCGCAGGAGGCAGTGGTCGGCATCCTCGACACCGGGTGCGGCCAGCACGACTGGCTCGACCCCGTGGTCGACACGGTGACCTTCGGCGGGATCGGCCGCACCGACCCGGCCGACGACCCGGAGCGGCACCCCGACCTGCTCGGCCCGCTCGACGGGGTCATCGATCCGGCCTCCGGGCACGGCACCTTCGTGGCGGGCCTCGTGCACCAGAAGGCGCCGCACGCCCGGATCGCCCCCATCCGGATCGCCGGCTCGGACGGCTTGTGGGAGGAGCAGGAGCTCGTGGACGCCCTCACCGGCGTCATCGAGCGGGTCGAGGCGGGTGCGCGGCTCGACGTGCTCAACCTCTCGCTCGGCTACTACCACGAGACCCCCGAGCGCAGTCAGTTCGACATCACGACCGCCGAGCTGCTGCTGCGCCTGCGGCGCGCAGGGGTCGTCGTGGTGTGCTCGGCCGGCAACGACTCCACCGAGCGGCCGCTGTTCCCCGCGGCGTACGGCCCGTGGAATCCGGAGCCGGCGGGCGGCGCCCCGTGGATCGACCCCGGAGACGGCGCACCGCTCGTCTCGGTCGGGGCGCGCAACCCGAACGGCACGGTCGCGCTGTTCAGCAACCTCGGCCCGTGGGTGCAGACCTTCGCCCCGGGCGCATCGATCGTGAGCACGATCCCCGCCGGGGTCCCGAAGGGTGGCGAGGCCTTCGCGGGCGGCGTCCAGCCGGTCGGCTCCGACCCGCTCGACGGCGTCGCGCGCGAGACCGTCGACCCCGACGACTTCCGCGGCGGTTTCGCGCTCTGGAGCGGCACCTCCTTCGCCGCCCCCGTCGTGGCGGGCCTCATCGCGGCCGAGCTGCAGAAGCATCCCGACGACGGGGGCTCGCGCGTGAAGCGCGCGCATGCGGCCGTCGCCGCCGTGCTCGAGCGCCTGCAGCGCTGA
- a CDS encoding FAD-dependent oxidoreductase has protein sequence MKLRLAIVGAGPAGIYAADILLKYERGFDVSIDLFEQLPAPYGLVRYGVAPDHPRIKGIITALREVLDRGDIRIFGNVLYGRDITLDDLKKHYHAVIFATGAVHDAELAIPGIELPGSYGAADFVSWYDGHPDYPRTWPLEAESVAVIGNGNVALDVARILAKHPEDLLPTEIPANVYEGLQASPVTDVHVFGRRGPMQVKFTPLELRELGELRDVDMIVHEEDFDYDEGSKRAIESNKQVFVIDKVLTQWRQREVGKASRRLHLHFYAKPLEVVGDENGITAFRYERTEPDGEGGVRGTGEIREVPIQAIYRAVGYFGSPLPGIPFDKKHGVIPNHEGQVLDKDNRIVPGVYATGWIKRGPVGLIGHTKSDAMETISHLVKDQASWWSPAEPDEASIPALLAERGVAYTDLDGWHRLDEHEIALGEPEGRARIKVVPREDMVRISRDSD, from the coding sequence ATGAAGCTCCGCCTCGCGATCGTGGGCGCAGGCCCGGCCGGCATCTACGCCGCCGACATCCTGCTGAAGTACGAGCGCGGCTTCGACGTGTCGATCGACCTCTTCGAGCAGCTGCCCGCGCCGTACGGCCTCGTGCGCTACGGGGTCGCCCCCGACCACCCGCGCATCAAGGGCATCATCACGGCGCTGCGCGAGGTGCTCGACCGCGGCGACATCCGCATCTTCGGCAACGTGCTCTACGGGCGCGACATCACCCTCGACGACCTCAAGAAGCACTACCACGCCGTGATCTTCGCGACCGGTGCCGTGCACGATGCCGAGCTCGCCATCCCGGGCATCGAGCTGCCCGGCAGCTACGGTGCGGCCGACTTCGTGAGCTGGTACGACGGGCACCCCGACTACCCGCGCACCTGGCCGCTCGAGGCGGAGTCGGTGGCGGTGATCGGCAACGGCAACGTCGCGCTCGATGTCGCGCGCATCCTGGCGAAGCATCCCGAGGATCTGCTACCGACCGAGATCCCGGCGAACGTGTACGAGGGGCTGCAGGCCTCGCCCGTCACCGACGTGCATGTGTTCGGCCGTCGCGGGCCGATGCAGGTGAAGTTCACGCCCCTCGAACTGCGGGAGCTGGGTGAGCTGCGCGACGTGGACATGATCGTGCACGAGGAGGACTTCGACTACGACGAGGGCTCGAAGCGCGCGATCGAGTCGAACAAGCAGGTGTTCGTGATCGACAAGGTGCTCACCCAGTGGCGTCAGCGCGAGGTGGGGAAAGCCTCGCGGCGGCTGCACCTGCACTTCTACGCGAAGCCGCTCGAGGTCGTCGGCGACGAGAACGGCATCACCGCGTTCCGCTACGAGCGCACCGAGCCGGACGGCGAGGGCGGCGTGCGCGGCACGGGGGAGATCCGCGAGGTGCCGATCCAGGCCATCTACCGGGCGGTCGGCTACTTCGGCTCGCCGCTGCCCGGCATCCCCTTCGACAAGAAGCACGGCGTGATCCCGAACCACGAGGGCCAGGTGCTCGACAAGGACAACCGCATCGTGCCGGGCGTCTACGCCACGGGCTGGATCAAGCGCGGGCCGGTCGGCCTCATCGGGCACACCAAGTCGGACGCCATGGAGACCATCTCGCACCTCGTGAAGGACCAGGCGAGCTGGTGGAGTCCCGCCGAGCCCGACGAGGCGAGCATCCCTGCCTTGCTGGCCGAGCGCGGGGTCGCGTACACCGACCTCGACGGCTGGCACCGCCTCGACGAGCACGAGATCGCCCTCGGTGAGCCGGAGGGCCGCGCCCGCATCAAGGTCGTCCCGCGCGAGGACATGGTGCGGATCTCGCGGGACAGCGACTGA
- the cls gene encoding cardiolipin synthase, protein MDDDPTPWITLVTVGALLVIDLAVRITALIVVPRNRRPQTAMAWLLAIFFIPYLGVLLFLVFGSARLPRGRRRKQRQVNEYILETTEGIELVQKDPSWPSWLEPLVELNRTLGAMPLVGGNSARMWADNQQAFDAMVEEIRKAKRIVHVEFYILSLDETTKPFFDALGEARARGVKVRVLLDHLGNFQYPGYRRTRRRLTELGVEWHLMLPFLPFHGRIQRPDLRNHRKLLVVDGEVAFTGSINVIETPYQRKKNRRRGLHWKDYWVRFEGPVVAGIDAIFVTDWYSETDELLMREAAPIRVGDGHLDCQVVPSGPGFSVENNLRLFNSLVYNAQRRIVLVSPYFVPDDSMLYAVTTAAQSGLHVELFVSEIGDQFMVYHAQRSYYEALLKAGVKIYLYPAPTILHAKHMTFDDEVAIIGSSNMDMRSFTLDLEISVMIHGEPFLSELRQVEDDYRAVSRELTLDEWQRRPRWIRIVDNLMRLTAGLQ, encoded by the coding sequence GTGGACGACGACCCCACCCCGTGGATCACGCTCGTCACGGTCGGAGCGCTCCTCGTCATCGACCTGGCGGTGCGCATCACCGCGCTCATCGTCGTCCCGCGCAACCGGCGCCCGCAGACGGCGATGGCCTGGCTGCTCGCGATCTTCTTCATCCCGTATCTCGGCGTGCTGCTGTTCCTCGTCTTCGGCAGCGCACGGCTGCCCCGCGGTCGGCGTCGCAAGCAGCGGCAGGTGAACGAGTACATCCTCGAGACGACCGAGGGAATCGAGCTCGTGCAGAAGGACCCGAGCTGGCCGAGCTGGCTCGAACCGCTCGTCGAGCTCAACCGCACGCTCGGCGCGATGCCGCTCGTGGGCGGCAACAGCGCCCGGATGTGGGCGGACAACCAGCAGGCCTTCGACGCCATGGTGGAGGAGATCCGCAAGGCCAAGCGGATCGTGCACGTCGAGTTCTACATCCTGTCGCTCGACGAGACCACGAAGCCGTTCTTCGACGCCCTCGGCGAGGCGCGAGCCCGCGGCGTGAAGGTGCGCGTGCTGCTCGACCACCTCGGCAACTTCCAGTACCCCGGCTATCGACGCACCCGCCGGCGGCTCACCGAGCTCGGCGTCGAGTGGCACCTCATGCTGCCGTTCCTGCCGTTCCACGGGCGCATCCAGCGGCCCGATCTGCGCAACCACCGCAAGCTGCTCGTCGTGGACGGCGAGGTGGCGTTCACGGGGTCGATCAACGTCATCGAGACCCCGTACCAGCGGAAGAAGAACCGGCGCCGAGGGCTGCACTGGAAGGACTACTGGGTGCGCTTCGAGGGGCCCGTGGTGGCCGGCATCGACGCGATCTTCGTGACCGACTGGTACTCGGAGACCGACGAGCTGCTCATGCGCGAAGCCGCCCCCATCCGCGTCGGCGACGGGCACCTCGACTGCCAGGTGGTGCCGAGCGGCCCGGGCTTCTCGGTGGAGAACAACCTCCGGCTGTTCAACTCGCTCGTCTACAACGCCCAGCGGCGCATCGTGCTCGTGAGCCCGTACTTCGTGCCCGACGACTCGATGCTCTACGCGGTGACGACCGCCGCCCAGTCGGGCCTGCACGTGGAGCTGTTCGTGTCGGAGATCGGCGACCAGTTCATGGTGTACCACGCGCAGCGCAGCTACTACGAGGCGCTGCTCAAGGCGGGGGTGAAGATCTACCTCTACCCCGCGCCGACCATCCTGCACGCCAAGCACATGACCTTCGACGACGAGGTCGCCATCATCGGGTCGAGCAACATGGACATGCGCTCGTTCACCCTCGATCTGGAGATCTCGGTGATGATCCACGGCGAGCCGTTCCTGAGCGAGCTGCGTCAGGTGGAGGACGACTACCGCGCGGTGAGCCGCGAGCTCACGCTCGACGAGTGGCAGCGGCGCCCCCGCTGGATCCGGATCGTCGACAACCTCATGCGCCTGACGGCCGGCCTGCAGTGA
- a CDS encoding isochorismate synthase, producing MIDPAGPVPQLTARSRVADPVTSLLPLLDAESPLLFVRRGEGVAGLGEALRLEFSGPDRITRAAETWRRIAAAATVDDSVGLSGSGLLAFGAFTFDDDSAYPSVLIVPRTIIGRRDGVSWVTRITLDGDDTPAPEPSIRPLGAEFRLSLQPGRLDGAHYREIVADAVARIQAGELRKVVLARDLVGHLPTGGDLRRVLVDLALGYPDTWTFAVDGHIGSSPETLVRVSHGHVSARVLAGSVARGADADADHAAALALATSTKDVDEHRYAVQSVLAALGPHARGAGGGGGISASEVPFALKLPNLWHLATNIEGTLSDGSSALDLAAALHPTAAVAGTPTAKALEVIRELEPLDRGRYGGPVGWVDANGDGKWAVSLRSAEVDAEGGIRAFAGAGILAQSDPDVELAETKLKFRPIVEAFG from the coding sequence GTGATCGACCCCGCCGGCCCCGTGCCGCAGCTCACCGCCCGCTCGCGGGTGGCGGATCCGGTCACCTCGCTACTGCCGTTGCTGGACGCCGAGTCGCCGCTGCTCTTCGTGCGCCGTGGTGAGGGGGTCGCCGGGCTCGGGGAGGCGCTGCGCCTCGAGTTCAGCGGGCCGGACCGGATCACGCGCGCCGCAGAGACCTGGCGACGGATCGCCGCCGCCGCGACCGTCGACGACTCCGTCGGACTGTCGGGCAGCGGCCTGCTGGCCTTCGGCGCCTTCACCTTCGACGACGACTCCGCCTACCCGAGCGTGCTCATCGTGCCGCGCACGATCATCGGACGGCGCGACGGGGTCAGCTGGGTGACCCGCATCACCCTCGACGGCGACGACACCCCCGCCCCCGAGCCCTCGATCCGGCCGCTCGGCGCCGAGTTCCGGCTCTCGCTGCAGCCGGGGCGGCTGGACGGCGCGCACTACCGCGAGATCGTCGCCGACGCGGTGGCGCGCATTCAGGCGGGCGAGCTGCGCAAGGTGGTGCTCGCGCGCGACCTGGTCGGCCACCTGCCGACCGGCGGCGACCTGCGCCGCGTGCTCGTCGACCTCGCGCTCGGCTACCCCGACACCTGGACCTTCGCCGTCGACGGTCACATCGGCTCGAGCCCGGAGACGCTCGTGCGGGTGAGCCACGGACACGTCTCGGCGCGCGTGCTCGCCGGCTCGGTCGCCCGCGGGGCGGATGCGGATGCCGACCACGCGGCAGCGCTCGCCCTCGCCACCTCCACCAAGGACGTCGACGAGCACCGCTACGCGGTGCAGAGCGTGCTCGCCGCGCTCGGACCGCATGCGCGCGGCGCCGGCGGCGGGGGCGGCATCAGCGCGAGCGAGGTGCCGTTCGCCCTCAAACTGCCGAACCTCTGGCACCTGGCCACCAACATCGAGGGCACCCTGAGCGACGGCTCCTCGGCGCTCGACCTGGCGGCGGCCCTGCACCCCACCGCGGCGGTCGCGGGCACCCCGACCGCGAAGGCGCTCGAGGTGATCCGCGAGCTCGAGCCGCTCGACCGGGGTCGCTACGGCGGGCCGGTCGGCTGGGTGGATGCGAACGGCGACGGCAAGTGGGCCGTCTCGCTGCGCTCGGCGGAGGTGGACGCCGAGGGCGGCATCCGCGCCTTCGCGGGCGCCGGGATCCTCGCGCAATCGGACCCCGATGTGGAGCTCGCCGAGACGAAGCTCAAGTTCCGCCCCATCGTGGAGGCCTTCGGCTAG
- a CDS encoding polyprenyl synthetase family protein codes for MTPTPSLTRRRTLGATLGLGDALFASSEEKSFARAIEAGLERVEEGLAAQLAFADDIADAAGRYLIDAGGKRVRPVLALLTAQLGDGITDAVVTAAQAVEITHVASLYHDDVMDDAQLRRGVPTAQNVWGNSVAILTGDLLFARASKLIAGLGERALTLQADVFERLCLGQLHETVGPRPGEDPIAHYLQVLSDKTGSLIACAAVVGVVFSNADEAYRPAVEAFGERIGVAFQLIDDVIDLSTQVEQTGKAAGTDLRAGVPTLPLLYLRRAAATDADAAALLVRLEAATAAEADPADFAGVVAELREHQVTRDTLAEAHRWSAEAVAALAVLPEGPVKKSLTRFAQAIVERSS; via the coding sequence GTGACCCCGACCCCCTCGCTCACCCGCCGCCGTACCCTGGGTGCCACGCTCGGCCTCGGCGACGCGCTTTTCGCTTCGAGTGAGGAGAAGAGCTTCGCGCGGGCCATCGAGGCCGGGCTCGAGCGTGTCGAGGAGGGGCTGGCCGCCCAGCTGGCGTTCGCCGACGACATCGCGGACGCCGCCGGCCGCTACCTGATCGACGCGGGCGGCAAGCGAGTGCGCCCGGTGCTCGCGCTGCTCACCGCGCAGCTCGGCGACGGCATCACCGACGCGGTCGTCACGGCGGCTCAGGCGGTCGAGATCACCCACGTCGCCTCGCTCTACCACGACGACGTCATGGACGACGCGCAGCTGCGCCGCGGGGTGCCGACCGCTCAGAACGTGTGGGGCAACTCGGTCGCCATCCTCACGGGCGATCTGCTGTTCGCGCGCGCCTCGAAGCTCATCGCCGGACTCGGCGAGCGCGCCCTCACGCTGCAGGCCGACGTCTTCGAACGGCTCTGCCTCGGGCAGCTGCACGAGACGGTCGGGCCGCGCCCCGGCGAGGACCCCATCGCCCACTACCTGCAGGTGCTCTCCGACAAGACCGGGTCGCTCATCGCCTGCGCGGCCGTCGTGGGTGTCGTCTTCTCGAACGCCGACGAGGCGTACCGTCCCGCGGTGGAGGCCTTCGGCGAGCGCATCGGCGTCGCCTTCCAGCTCATCGACGACGTCATCGACCTCTCGACCCAGGTCGAGCAGACCGGCAAGGCCGCCGGAACCGACCTGCGTGCGGGGGTGCCGACGCTCCCGCTGCTGTACCTGCGCCGGGCGGCCGCCACGGATGCGGATGCCGCCGCGCTGCTCGTCCGGCTCGAGGCGGCCACCGCGGCCGAGGCCGACCCTGCCGACTTCGCCGGCGTCGTCGCCGAACTGCGCGAGCACCAGGTGACGCGCGACACGCTCGCCGAGGCGCACCGCTGGTCGGCCGAGGCCGTGGCGGCGCTCGCGGTGCTCCCCGAGGGTCCGGTCAAGAAGTCGCTCACCCGCTTCGCGCAGGCCATCGTCGAGCGCTCGAGCTAG
- a CDS encoding CHAT domain-containing protein, protein MGGPRTAAELYARAVSAGNAGRHAAARRDLIAATSRDPDPDTAALVAGTLAYLDSERGSPDAGIAAIDAALAGESIREQTRAVLTSQRGLLELRRGRAEAAIRDLSHAIERLDAEPLSLGRAYLNRGLVRLDRAEIEAAEHDFARAAEAFGRAGEPVEEAKAHGNQGYAAMLRGDLALAIRTMDAAGSVLGGLSPVMRAIGDTDRAEALLAAGMSTEATRLLRGTVQIYGARRLRQTQAEAEVALARALLLDAPAEAAAVARRAARRFRTRGNASWATRADALVVTGRLLAGDRGAAVHRLGAATAEQLDAIHRGDDAALLRLELALAALARGRYAEASAIRDAVRPDATASLAVQVRAEDLDAELARARGDLAAVIASAAHGIATLTTWQSSLGSLELRGGAAVHGRHLAVLGVRAALDRGSPDEVLAWSERVRALSGNLVPLRPPADDRVAAALTELRELRIRDAPTPESGAREARLRDAVRRIHWADVAHADGPGHAVTLDELGAALVADDASFVAHLWTGDRFAALVLAPGGSPRGRIVELGGAEQVVGLLAGLLADLDVSAATLPAPLRESADASLAARLAALDRILLAPLADELRHAERMVLTPAGALAGIPWTMLPTLAGRPLVAAESARRWLDERLARSVIQRVGFASGPGVERARQEITDAAEAWDPPARQARHDATAGEVTRIAESVELLHIAAHGRHSAEHPLFSGFELADGPWFGYDIDQLASVPRVVIMSACELGRSASRWGMEALGMARAWLHAGARSVLAAPAAVGDERAAELLPAVHRELARGAGVADALSAATRTTGLTTPLLVRGAGW, encoded by the coding sequence ATGGGGGGACCCCGCACCGCCGCGGAACTGTACGCGCGAGCCGTGTCGGCCGGCAACGCCGGTCGGCACGCTGCCGCGCGCCGCGACCTCATCGCCGCGACCTCGCGCGACCCCGATCCGGACACCGCCGCACTCGTCGCGGGCACCCTCGCCTACCTGGACTCCGAACGCGGCTCCCCCGACGCCGGGATCGCCGCGATCGACGCGGCGCTCGCCGGGGAATCCATCCGCGAGCAGACCCGTGCCGTGCTCACGAGCCAGCGCGGCCTGCTCGAGCTGCGGCGCGGCCGCGCCGAGGCCGCCATCCGCGACCTGAGCCACGCGATCGAGCGGCTGGACGCCGAACCGCTGAGCCTCGGGCGCGCGTACCTCAACCGCGGGCTGGTGCGCCTGGATCGCGCCGAGATCGAGGCGGCCGAGCACGACTTCGCGCGCGCCGCCGAGGCGTTCGGCCGGGCGGGCGAGCCCGTGGAGGAGGCGAAGGCGCACGGCAACCAGGGCTACGCGGCGATGCTGCGCGGCGACCTGGCGCTCGCCATCCGCACCATGGATGCGGCCGGCTCGGTGCTGGGGGGTCTCTCGCCCGTCATGCGTGCGATCGGCGACACCGACCGGGCGGAGGCGCTGCTCGCGGCCGGGATGAGCACGGAGGCGACGCGACTGCTGCGCGGCACGGTGCAGATCTACGGTGCCCGGCGGTTGCGGCAGACGCAGGCGGAGGCGGAGGTGGCGCTCGCCCGTGCCCTGCTGCTGGACGCGCCCGCCGAGGCGGCGGCCGTGGCCCGACGGGCGGCTCGGCGGTTCCGCACCCGCGGCAACGCGAGCTGGGCGACCCGCGCGGACGCGCTCGTCGTGACCGGCCGGCTGCTCGCGGGCGACCGCGGGGCTGCGGTGCACCGCCTGGGGGCGGCGACCGCCGAGCAGCTCGACGCCATCCATCGCGGCGACGACGCCGCACTGCTGCGCCTCGAACTGGCGCTCGCGGCCCTCGCCCGCGGGCGGTACGCCGAGGCGTCCGCCATCCGCGACGCGGTCCGCCCGGATGCCACCGCGTCCCTCGCCGTCCAGGTGCGCGCAGAGGATCTCGACGCCGAGCTCGCGCGGGCACGCGGCGACCTGGCCGCGGTGATCGCCTCCGCCGCGCACGGCATCGCGACCCTCACGACCTGGCAGTCGAGCCTCGGCAGCCTCGAGCTGCGCGGTGGCGCCGCCGTGCATGGCAGGCACCTCGCGGTGCTCGGGGTGCGCGCCGCGCTCGACCGGGGGTCCCCGGACGAGGTGCTCGCCTGGTCGGAGCGGGTGCGCGCACTGAGCGGCAACCTGGTGCCGCTGCGCCCTCCCGCGGACGACCGGGTCGCCGCGGCCCTCACGGAGCTGCGCGAGCTGCGGATCCGCGACGCTCCGACCCCCGAGTCGGGTGCCCGGGAGGCGCGGCTGCGCGACGCGGTGCGCCGCATCCACTGGGCGGACGTCGCGCATGCCGACGGTCCGGGCCACGCGGTGACGCTCGACGAGCTGGGCGCGGCACTCGTCGCCGACGACGCCTCGTTCGTCGCCCACCTGTGGACGGGCGACCGCTTCGCCGCCCTCGTGCTCGCCCCCGGCGGTTCCCCGCGCGGTCGGATCGTGGAGCTGGGCGGCGCCGAGCAGGTCGTCGGGTTGCTCGCGGGGCTGCTCGCCGACCTCGACGTGAGCGCCGCGACGCTGCCCGCCCCGCTTCGGGAGAGCGCGGACGCGTCGCTCGCCGCGCGCCTCGCCGCGCTCGACCGCATCCTGCTGGCGCCGCTCGCCGACGAGCTGCGGCACGCCGAGCGGATGGTGCTGACGCCGGCGGGCGCGCTCGCCGGGATCCCGTGGACGATGCTGCCGACCCTCGCGGGGCGCCCGCTCGTGGCCGCCGAGTCGGCGCGGCGCTGGCTCGACGAGCGGCTCGCGCGATCCGTCATCCAGCGGGTGGGCTTCGCCTCCGGCCCCGGGGTGGAGCGTGCCCGCCAGGAGATCACCGACGCGGCGGAGGCGTGGGATCCGCCCGCCCGGCAGGCGCGCCACGACGCGACCGCGGGGGAGGTCACGCGCATCGCCGAGAGCGTCGAGCTGCTGCACATCGCCGCGCACGGGCGGCACTCGGCCGAGCATCCGCTGTTCTCCGGCTTCGAGCTCGCCGACGGGCCGTGGTTCGGCTACGACATCGACCAGCTCGCGAGCGTACCCCGTGTCGTCATCATGTCGGCGTGCGAGCTCGGCCGTTCCGCGAGCCGCTGGGGAATGGAGGCGCTCGGGATGGCGCGCGCCTGGCTGCACGCGGGGGCGCGCTCCGTGCTCGCCGCCCCGGCCGCCGTCGGCGACGAGCGCGCCGCAGAACTGCTGCCTGCGGTGCACCGCGAACTCGCGCGCGGCGCCGGCGTGGCGGACGCGCTGAGCGCGGCGACGCGCACGACCGGGCTCACGACCCCCCTGCTGGTGCGCGGCGCGGGGTGGTGA
- a CDS encoding class I SAM-dependent methyltransferase, protein MDKRPDEVSGMFSDVARGYDRTNDLLSVGNSVLWRIATVNAIDPQPGERILDVAAGTGTSSAAIAKRGATVVAVDFSPGMIEEGRRRHPELEFIEADAERLPFGDEEFDAVTISFGLRNIAHPLVALGELYRVLKPGGRLVICEFSHPPSALMRAGYEAYLKVALPLVAKLSSTNPAAYRYLVESIQQWPDQQQLSKWIRGVGFTRVAHRNLTAGVVALHRGRKPVDPAIRASAARRRGPRKPTT, encoded by the coding sequence ATGGACAAGCGACCCGACGAGGTGTCGGGGATGTTCAGCGACGTCGCCCGCGGGTACGACCGCACCAACGACCTGCTGTCGGTCGGCAACTCGGTGCTCTGGCGCATCGCCACCGTCAACGCGATCGACCCGCAGCCGGGCGAGCGCATCCTCGATGTCGCGGCCGGGACGGGTACCTCCTCGGCGGCGATCGCCAAACGCGGCGCGACCGTGGTCGCCGTCGACTTCTCGCCGGGGATGATCGAGGAGGGCCGCCGACGCCACCCCGAGCTGGAGTTCATCGAGGCCGACGCCGAGCGTCTGCCGTTCGGCGACGAGGAGTTCGACGCCGTCACCATCAGCTTCGGCCTGCGCAACATCGCGCATCCGCTCGTCGCCCTCGGGGAGCTGTACCGGGTGCTGAAGCCCGGCGGGCGGCTCGTGATCTGCGAGTTCTCGCACCCGCCGAGCGCCCTCATGCGGGCGGGCTACGAGGCCTACCTCAAGGTGGCGCTGCCGCTCGTGGCGAAGCTCTCGAGCACCAATCCGGCCGCCTACCGCTACCTCGTGGAGTCGATCCAGCAGTGGCCCGACCAGCAGCAGCTGAGCAAGTGGATCCGCGGCGTCGGGTTCACCCGGGTCGCGCACCGCAACCTCACCGCGGGTGTCGTGGCGCTGCATCGCGGTCGCAAGCCGGTCGACCCCGCCATCCGCGCCTCCGCCGCCCGTCGTCGCGGGCCGCGGAAGCCCACCACCTGA